A section of the Aminiphilus circumscriptus DSM 16581 genome encodes:
- a CDS encoding MnhB domain-containing protein: protein MNAEKERKDRQGNHFRLVLLRRVLYGVASVVLFAFLVLSWAQGGGGAHVLRVAEESGVPNAVAALYLRNRLYDTLFEVVVFSVAVLGVAFFLDGKERAGALKALRDAPLLAMARGAAFFAFLLAALFAFYGHLSPGGGFAAGVAGGTALVLVSLTPERERLERFFPRAVQVKGEKCVLLLFLVLSALACGGVLLPAGTYGSVLSGGWIPLLNGMITLKVAAGTWVIGMRFLDSEWLF from the coding sequence GTGAACGCAGAGAAAGAGCGGAAGGATCGGCAGGGGAACCATTTCCGCCTCGTGCTCCTTCGCCGGGTGCTCTACGGGGTTGCCTCGGTGGTGTTGTTCGCGTTTCTTGTCCTTTCCTGGGCTCAGGGAGGAGGGGGCGCGCACGTGCTCCGCGTGGCGGAGGAGTCCGGAGTGCCCAACGCCGTCGCCGCGCTCTATCTGCGAAACCGCCTCTACGACACGCTCTTCGAGGTGGTGGTCTTTTCCGTGGCGGTCCTCGGGGTCGCCTTCTTCCTCGACGGAAAGGAGCGGGCCGGAGCGCTCAAAGCCCTTCGGGACGCACCTCTCCTCGCCATGGCCAGGGGAGCGGCTTTCTTCGCCTTTCTTCTCGCCGCGCTGTTCGCCTTCTACGGCCATCTTTCTCCGGGAGGGGGCTTCGCCGCGGGTGTCGCGGGGGGAACGGCGCTGGTGCTCGTTTCGCTGACGCCGGAACGGGAGCGCCTGGAGCGCTTTTTCCCCAGGGCGGTCCAGGTGAAGGGAGAAAAATGCGTCCTTTTGCTTTTTCTTGTCCTTTCCGCCCTTGCCTGCGGCGGCGTGCTTCTTCCCGCCGGAACCTACGGGAGCGTTCTCTCCGGAGGGTGGATTCCCCTGCTCAACGGGATGATCACGCTCAAGGTCGCCGCGGGAACCTGGGTGATCGGCATGCGTTTTCTGGACTCCGAGTGGCTTTTCTGA
- a CDS encoding 4Fe-4S ferredoxin: MNAEAFAEWPARELERLVATFVATSPENSMKTVSEEPAWDEPLVGFASGADPIFETYKEHVGPFAFTPEELFALSFPEEPVRAEELTVMAWILPQRTATKEDNRRERLRGAERWARSRLYGERFNVLLREHVVASLAEVGISAVAPQLSPHWKGEISPLYGRSSRWSERHAAHACGLGTFGLCDGLITPKGKAHRVGSVVLHRAVPPTPRPYAHHRAWCLFYVDGSCSACVRRCPAGAISEAGHDKERCDRHLEEVCLPYAREVWGIETYGCGLCQTGVPCESGIPKRVVL; encoded by the coding sequence ATGAACGCCGAAGCGTTTGCGGAATGGCCCGCGAGGGAACTGGAACGTCTCGTGGCGACCTTCGTCGCCACGTCGCCGGAGAACTCCATGAAGACCGTTTCCGAGGAGCCCGCCTGGGACGAGCCCCTTGTGGGATTTGCCTCGGGAGCGGATCCGATCTTCGAAACATACAAGGAGCACGTGGGGCCCTTCGCCTTCACGCCGGAGGAACTCTTTGCCCTTTCCTTTCCGGAGGAACCGGTCCGGGCGGAAGAGCTGACCGTGATGGCCTGGATTCTTCCCCAACGGACGGCCACGAAGGAAGACAATCGGCGGGAGCGGCTTCGGGGGGCGGAGCGCTGGGCCCGGTCCCGCCTGTATGGAGAGCGGTTCAATGTCCTGCTTCGAGAGCATGTGGTGGCGTCTCTGGCGGAGGTTGGCATCTCCGCCGTGGCGCCGCAGCTGTCGCCCCACTGGAAGGGAGAGATCTCTCCCCTCTACGGCAGATCCTCGAGGTGGTCCGAACGGCACGCCGCCCACGCCTGCGGCCTGGGAACCTTCGGCCTCTGCGACGGGCTCATCACCCCCAAAGGAAAGGCGCACCGGGTCGGTTCGGTGGTGTTGCACCGGGCCGTGCCTCCCACGCCGCGCCCCTATGCCCATCATCGGGCCTGGTGTCTCTTCTACGTGGACGGAAGCTGTTCCGCCTGCGTTCGTCGCTGTCCCGCCGGGGCCATTTCCGAAGCGGGGCACGACAAGGAGCGCTGTGATCGTCATCTCGAAGAGGTTTGCCTTCCCTACGCCAGAGAGGTCTGGGGCATCGAAACCTACGGGTGCGGGCTCTGTCAGACGGGCGTTCCCTGCGAGAGCGGCATTCCCAAGAGGGTCGTTCTCTGA
- a CDS encoding flavin reductase family protein codes for MKKRLETKPTLYPLPAVVVGTYDAEGHPDAMTAAWAGICCSEPPCLTIGIRESRLTYENLLRRKALTVHVPSVDLVKETDYFGLVSGRNEDKLAKTGMTCTPGSEVDAPVIDRFPLVLECRLVSTTKLGSHMLVVAEIVAVAAEESVLTPQGELDVRALDPLCYGPAGYYGLGALAGRAFSVGKELLRP; via the coding sequence GTGAAAAAAAGACTGGAGACGAAACCGACCCTGTACCCGCTTCCCGCGGTGGTCGTGGGAACCTACGACGCCGAGGGACATCCCGACGCCATGACCGCCGCCTGGGCGGGGATCTGCTGCTCCGAACCGCCCTGCCTCACCATCGGAATCCGGGAGAGCCGCCTCACCTACGAAAATCTGCTCCGCCGAAAAGCGCTCACCGTGCATGTCCCCTCGGTGGATCTGGTGAAGGAAACGGACTACTTCGGGCTCGTCTCGGGAAGGAACGAGGACAAGCTCGCCAAGACCGGCATGACCTGCACTCCCGGCTCGGAGGTGGACGCGCCGGTGATCGACCGTTTTCCCCTCGTCCTCGAGTGTCGCCTCGTGTCCACCACGAAACTCGGCAGCCACATGCTCGTGGTGGCGGAGATCGTCGCCGTGGCGGCGGAGGAATCGGTCCTCACCCCCCAGGGGGAACTGGACGTGCGGGCGCTCGACCCTCTCTGCTACGGCCCCGCAGGGTACTACGGCCTTGGGGCGCTTGCGGGCAGGGCCTTTTCCGTCGGCAAGGAGCTGCTCCGACCGTAA
- a CDS encoding HAMP domain-containing protein, with protein MASSKFRHIFPIDSNNHLDSETLDFRDLAVPHAPGYSLATMISPEELHATANRSAKLLLMAMLIAVLVLSGISFFIDNTIVHPIRNIMELAVQTGNGDFFLPCPPCARAARRWKREFPWYSGRGRGWEPFWTQWRVP; from the coding sequence GTGGCATCGTCGAAATTCCGACATATTTTCCCTATCGACAGCAACAACCATCTGGACTCGGAAACACTGGACTTCCGGGATCTCGCCGTTCCGCACGCTCCGGGATACTCCCTTGCCACGATGATATCCCCGGAGGAACTCCACGCAACGGCAAATCGTTCCGCGAAGTTGCTCCTCATGGCAATGCTCATCGCCGTACTCGTCCTCAGCGGCATCTCCTTCTTCATCGACAACACCATCGTCCATCCCATACGGAACATCATGGAGCTTGCCGTCCAGACCGGAAACGGAGATTTCTTCTTGCCGTGTCCTCCATGCGCGAGAGCCGCGAGAAGGTGGAAGAGGGAGTTTCCCTGGTATAGCGGGCGGGGTCGGGGCTGGGAACCATTTTGGACGCAGTGGCGGGTTCCGTGA
- a CDS encoding HD domain-containing protein has product MISRGLVELFFSGFSIERWNDHPRPVQLTEMDKQAHKCLIAWAIASWEEGGHGNASLHPSQADGTFLADLVEGAIFEFLHRLVLTDIKPPVFSKMMERHGDELNAWVIRELSPFLEPLKGNVAERFVAYWMETGAPGPERAPFGVRRILRAAHYLATRWEFELLYPLARNLYGAERTRENINGRLREHLDMPVVKNVLDSLAGMGTSCFADFVNLLGQLRFQKRWSRTPRVPQTSVLGHMLFVALLAYSVSLEAGLSRERAAMNFLGGLFHDLPEVLTRDIISPVKRAVEGLDDLVKECEREMMEETVLPLLPKEAAARVRFLTEREFEDRLFAPSGIVSFRNDEEIPEGAFAVNGTLLDGCDKLAAFLEASFSIRHGITSPSLEEARTRLFEAYAKKTFRGVSLQYLFEFFR; this is encoded by the coding sequence GTGATTTCCCGAGGACTGGTGGAACTGTTCTTCTCCGGATTCAGCATCGAGCGGTGGAACGACCATCCTCGCCCGGTGCAGCTCACCGAGATGGACAAGCAGGCCCACAAATGTCTCATTGCCTGGGCCATTGCGTCATGGGAGGAGGGGGGGCACGGGAACGCCTCGCTCCATCCGTCTCAAGCGGACGGGACGTTTTTGGCGGACCTCGTGGAGGGAGCGATCTTCGAATTTCTTCATCGCCTCGTGCTCACGGACATCAAACCCCCGGTTTTCTCGAAAATGATGGAGCGGCACGGCGATGAACTGAACGCCTGGGTGATCCGGGAGCTGTCTCCGTTCCTCGAACCGCTGAAGGGAAATGTGGCGGAGCGCTTCGTCGCCTATTGGATGGAAACCGGTGCTCCGGGCCCGGAAAGGGCGCCTTTCGGAGTGCGACGGATCCTCCGGGCCGCCCACTATCTTGCTACCCGCTGGGAATTCGAGCTGCTCTATCCCCTGGCGCGGAACCTCTACGGCGCGGAGCGCACCCGGGAGAACATCAACGGGCGCCTTCGGGAGCATTTGGATATGCCTGTGGTAAAGAATGTCCTCGATTCCCTAGCGGGAATGGGGACGAGTTGCTTCGCGGATTTCGTGAATCTTCTGGGACAGCTCCGCTTCCAGAAGCGCTGGAGCCGCACTCCCCGGGTTCCCCAGACCTCGGTGCTCGGGCACATGCTCTTCGTGGCGCTCCTGGCTTATTCCGTCTCCCTGGAGGCGGGCCTTTCCAGGGAACGGGCGGCGATGAACTTTTTGGGAGGGCTCTTTCACGATCTTCCGGAAGTGCTCACCAGGGACATCATCTCCCCGGTGAAACGGGCTGTGGAGGGACTGGACGACCTGGTGAAAGAGTGCGAGCGGGAGATGATGGAGGAGACCGTCCTTCCCCTTTTGCCCAAAGAAGCCGCGGCGCGGGTGCGGTTTCTCACCGAACGGGAGTTCGAGGACCGCCTTTTCGCCCCTTCCGGAATCGTTTCCTTCCGGAACGACGAAGAAATTCCCGAGGGAGCCTTCGCCGTGAACGGCACCCTCCTGGACGGATGCGACAAACTCGCGGCCTTTCTGGAGGCGTCCTTCTCCATCCGCCACGGCATCACCTCCCCGTCCCTGGAGGAGGCCCGGACGAGGCTCTTCGAGGCCTACGCGAAGAAGACCTTCCGGGGGGTGTCGTTGCAGTATCTTTTCGAGTTCTTCCGGTGA
- a CDS encoding NAD(P)/FAD-dependent oxidoreductase, translating to MLQEKRAVKTLIIGGGPGGRMSYMMLRRMGVDSVALVADEEPTVICSLPYGVGRRLVPDGPEATVVNLETSHRLPPDMSKDVLWGRAVAADGASRTVTVRTAEGDVTVTYETLILAPGAVPWIPPLEGILEEKSNVSRPGPKVMVGDRLVEKSALAPHVHVLRGAQDARRLDRLAETKGTVAVIGSGAIGLEVVEALVDRGNRVILLEALPHVVAALDADMAALVARRLEERGVSVFTDAKVTGVSPRGLSLADGRDLAATAVVFAAGVRPDTSLAASLGLRIERGIVVNEGMETSLPGVYAVGDAVQIPDGATGLPVLPLIGTLAMRQAMVAAGRIVGMPMALPPATVWGVSEIFGLHWGAVGWSREVAERAGLQVDALSLPVRSRDPFMPSGKDGMWKVVVAAEDRGGLVKGQILGFQVVTEGDSPLFLAERFVDIITRRERVSHLFGHYFIHSPSHNAVDDPFLGFLQMGMPKGY from the coding sequence ATGCTTCAGGAAAAGCGCGCGGTGAAGACCCTGATCATCGGCGGAGGACCGGGAGGACGGATGTCCTACATGATGCTCCGGAGGATGGGCGTGGATTCGGTGGCTCTTGTGGCGGACGAAGAGCCCACGGTGATCTGCAGCCTTCCCTACGGGGTGGGGCGGCGGCTCGTGCCCGACGGCCCCGAGGCCACGGTGGTGAACCTCGAAACGTCGCACCGGCTTCCTCCGGACATGAGCAAGGATGTCCTGTGGGGGCGGGCGGTCGCCGCGGATGGAGCGTCCCGAACCGTTACGGTACGCACCGCCGAAGGCGATGTGACGGTGACCTACGAAACGCTCATTCTCGCGCCGGGAGCCGTTCCCTGGATTCCACCTCTGGAGGGGATCCTTGAGGAAAAAAGCAACGTTTCCCGACCTGGACCGAAGGTGATGGTGGGCGATCGCCTTGTGGAGAAAAGCGCCCTCGCTCCTCATGTGCACGTGCTCCGGGGTGCTCAGGACGCACGGCGGCTTGACCGGTTGGCCGAAACGAAGGGCACTGTAGCGGTGATCGGCTCCGGCGCCATCGGATTGGAGGTCGTGGAGGCTCTTGTGGACCGGGGAAACCGGGTGATCCTTCTGGAGGCTCTTCCCCACGTTGTGGCCGCTCTGGATGCGGACATGGCCGCTCTCGTGGCGCGCCGCCTCGAAGAGCGTGGGGTCTCTGTGTTCACTGACGCCAAGGTCACGGGCGTGTCGCCTCGGGGGCTTTCCCTGGCGGACGGACGCGATCTTGCGGCCACTGCGGTGGTCTTCGCCGCGGGCGTTCGTCCCGATACCTCCCTCGCGGCCTCGCTGGGGCTCCGGATTGAACGGGGAATCGTGGTGAACGAGGGAATGGAGACAAGCCTCCCCGGTGTCTACGCCGTGGGAGATGCGGTGCAGATCCCAGACGGTGCCACGGGGCTGCCGGTTCTTCCTCTCATTGGCACGCTCGCGATGCGGCAGGCCATGGTCGCCGCAGGCCGCATCGTGGGTATGCCCATGGCACTGCCGCCCGCGACGGTCTGGGGAGTGAGCGAGATCTTCGGTCTCCACTGGGGCGCCGTGGGATGGTCCCGCGAGGTGGCCGAACGTGCGGGGCTCCAGGTGGACGCGCTCTCCCTGCCCGTTCGCTCCCGGGATCCCTTCATGCCCTCCGGAAAGGACGGGATGTGGAAGGTGGTCGTGGCCGCCGAGGACAGGGGAGGACTCGTCAAGGGGCAGATCCTGGGGTTCCAGGTGGTCACCGAGGGTGATTCGCCGCTCTTTCTGGCGGAACGGTTCGTCGACATCATCACCCGCAGGGAGCGCGTCTCTCACCTCTTCGGTCATTACTTCATTCACTCACCCTCGCACAACGCCGTGGACGATCCCTTTTTGGGATTTCTCCAGATGGGCATGCCCAAGGGGTATTGA
- a CDS encoding AzlD family protein: MTHSEILLLFGLVAAVNYTLKAGGLFLAERLPKTGPFRRLIDALPGCILVALVAGGAWRQGTVGLAAIGVTVVATRFTRSLFFSLLLGIGAALVAQQF; encoded by the coding sequence ATGACCCACAGTGAGATCCTCCTTCTCTTCGGGCTTGTGGCAGCGGTGAACTATACCCTCAAGGCGGGGGGGCTTTTCCTGGCGGAGCGCCTTCCCAAGACCGGCCCCTTCCGTCGCCTCATCGACGCCCTTCCCGGATGCATTCTTGTCGCCCTCGTGGCCGGAGGCGCATGGAGACAGGGCACCGTCGGCCTTGCGGCGATCGGGGTCACGGTCGTTGCCACTCGCTTTACCCGAAGCCTCTTTTTCTCCCTGCTCCTGGGCATAGGGGCCGCGCTGGTGGCACAACAGTTCTGA
- a CDS encoding AzlC family ABC transporter permease, with protein MSFTKGFLETSPVAVGVGAYGVVLGVLAAGKGVSALQVAVMDVTIFSGSAQFIILDLWHTALSLGGLVTAILAINLRYLLVGASLQPMLASASTLRKLLLLHLVADENWAVAMVAFREGRGGPAFLFGGGVCVMAAWVAGTVAGNLFSEAVPAALLASLDVAFLAVFTVLAVGLWRGRRDALPWITAALGSILLDPILPGTWHVLLGGAVGALVAVFRKDETEASR; from the coding sequence ATGTCTTTTACAAAGGGGTTCCTGGAAACGTCTCCCGTCGCAGTCGGCGTGGGAGCTTACGGGGTGGTGTTGGGCGTCCTCGCCGCCGGGAAGGGCGTCAGTGCCCTTCAGGTGGCCGTGATGGACGTGACCATTTTTTCGGGGTCGGCCCAGTTCATCATCCTTGATCTCTGGCACACCGCGCTTTCCCTGGGAGGGCTCGTGACGGCCATTCTCGCGATCAATCTCCGCTATCTTCTCGTGGGGGCTTCTCTGCAGCCCATGCTGGCGTCCGCATCGACCCTCCGGAAACTCCTTCTCCTCCACCTCGTGGCGGACGAGAATTGGGCCGTGGCCATGGTGGCTTTCCGGGAGGGGAGGGGCGGCCCGGCGTTTCTCTTCGGCGGCGGCGTGTGTGTCATGGCCGCCTGGGTGGCAGGAACGGTGGCGGGGAATCTCTTCTCCGAGGCTGTTCCCGCAGCGCTTCTGGCGAGCCTCGACGTGGCATTTCTCGCGGTGTTCACGGTTCTGGCCGTGGGACTCTGGAGGGGCAGGCGGGATGCCCTTCCCTGGATAACGGCGGCGCTCGGAAGCATTCTGCTGGATCCCATCCTTCCGGGAACATGGCACGTCCTCCTCGGCGGCGCCGTGGGAGCTCTCGTGGCGGTTTTCCGGAAGGACGAAACGGAGGCATCCCGATGA
- the gyrB gene encoding DNA topoisomerase (ATP-hydrolyzing) subunit B, with translation MSAATEAAQQYTAKDIQILEGLQAVRKRPGMYIGDTGPRGLHHLVYEVVDNALDEALAGYCNRVEVTIHPDNSVSVEDNGRGIPVDIHPQTGKSAAEVVLTVLHAGGKFDKKSYQVSGGLHGVGVSVVNALSEWLSLTIWRNGKEWCQRYERGIAQRPLEPAGDTERTGTKVHFLPDSEIFDTIDFSWEVLSARLRELAFLSPGVAICLRDLRQEKETTYAYEGGICSFVEYLNRGKEPLFAPPLCISGERDGIYVDVALQYNDTYLERIFAFANLIHTGEGGTHVSGFRTALTRGVNEMARREKLLKEKDVNLMGDDLKEGLTAVISVKLPEPQFEGQTKTKLGNGDVKGIVDSFVYEGLLALLEERRDILRPIVDKALKARQAREAAKKARELVRRKSALSGMELPGKLADCSSRNPEECEIYIVEGDSAGGSAKQGRDRNFQAILPLRGKILNVEKARLDKALSNQEIRTIIQALGCGIGDDFDISRLRYHRILLMSDADVDGAHIRTLLLTLFYRFMPQLVEKGHIFLAQPPLYRIQAGKDVHYCYNDRQLKEITGKYEGKKYSVQRYKGLGEMNPEQLWETTMDPTSRIVKRIEIDDPVSVDEYFSILMGDKVEPRREFIETHAREVRNLDV, from the coding sequence ATGAGCGCGGCAACGGAAGCGGCACAGCAGTATACAGCAAAGGATATTCAGATCCTCGAGGGACTCCAGGCGGTTCGAAAACGCCCCGGCATGTACATCGGCGACACGGGACCGAGAGGACTTCACCATCTCGTTTACGAGGTGGTGGACAATGCTCTCGACGAAGCCCTCGCGGGCTACTGCAACCGGGTCGAAGTGACCATCCATCCGGACAACAGCGTCTCCGTCGAGGACAACGGACGGGGCATCCCCGTGGACATCCATCCCCAGACGGGGAAATCCGCGGCGGAAGTGGTGCTCACCGTACTTCACGCGGGCGGCAAGTTCGACAAGAAGTCCTACCAAGTCTCGGGGGGCTTGCACGGCGTGGGTGTGTCCGTGGTGAACGCCCTCTCGGAATGGCTCTCCCTCACGATCTGGCGCAACGGCAAGGAATGGTGCCAGCGCTACGAGCGGGGTATCGCCCAACGCCCGCTCGAACCGGCGGGAGACACGGAACGCACGGGGACCAAAGTGCATTTCCTTCCCGATTCCGAGATTTTCGATACCATCGACTTCTCTTGGGAAGTCCTGAGCGCGCGCCTCCGGGAACTGGCCTTCCTCTCGCCCGGTGTGGCCATCTGCCTTCGGGATCTCCGACAGGAAAAGGAGACCACCTACGCCTACGAGGGAGGCATCTGCTCCTTCGTGGAATATCTCAACCGAGGCAAGGAACCGCTCTTTGCACCTCCCCTGTGCATCTCGGGAGAGCGGGACGGCATCTATGTGGACGTGGCTCTCCAGTACAACGACACCTATCTGGAACGCATCTTCGCCTTCGCCAACCTCATCCACACCGGCGAGGGCGGAACCCACGTCTCGGGATTCCGCACCGCCCTCACCCGAGGCGTGAACGAAATGGCCCGCCGGGAGAAGCTCCTCAAGGAGAAGGACGTGAACCTCATGGGAGACGACCTGAAAGAGGGACTCACCGCAGTCATCTCCGTGAAACTTCCCGAACCCCAGTTCGAGGGGCAGACCAAGACAAAGCTCGGCAACGGCGACGTGAAGGGCATCGTGGATTCCTTCGTCTACGAGGGCCTGCTCGCCCTTCTGGAGGAGCGGCGGGACATTCTCCGCCCCATCGTGGACAAGGCCCTCAAAGCCCGCCAGGCCAGAGAGGCGGCGAAAAAAGCACGAGAGCTGGTGCGCCGCAAAAGCGCACTCTCCGGCATGGAGCTTCCGGGAAAACTTGCGGACTGCTCGAGCCGCAACCCCGAGGAATGCGAGATCTACATCGTCGAGGGAGACAGCGCCGGAGGCAGCGCGAAACAGGGAAGGGACCGGAACTTCCAGGCCATTCTTCCTCTCCGGGGAAAGATTCTCAACGTGGAAAAGGCCCGCCTCGACAAGGCCCTGTCGAACCAGGAGATCCGCACCATCATTCAGGCCCTCGGCTGCGGCATCGGCGACGACTTCGACATCTCCCGGCTCCGGTATCATCGCATCCTTCTCATGAGTGACGCCGACGTGGACGGCGCCCACATCCGCACGCTGCTCCTCACCCTCTTCTACCGCTTCATGCCCCAGCTCGTGGAAAAGGGACACATCTTCCTGGCCCAGCCCCCCCTCTACCGCATCCAGGCCGGCAAGGACGTGCACTACTGCTACAACGACCGACAACTGAAGGAGATCACCGGAAAGTACGAGGGGAAAAAGTACTCCGTCCAGCGCTACAAGGGGCTGGGAGAGATGAACCCGGAACAGCTCTGGGAGACCACTATGGACCCCACCTCGCGCATCGTGAAACGCATCGAGATCGACGACCCCGTCTCGGTGGACGAATACTTCAGCATCCTCATGGGAGACAAGGTGGAACCCCGGAGGGAATTCATCGAGACCCACGCCCGAGAGGTCCGCAACCTGGACGTGTGA
- a CDS encoding STAS domain-containing protein, giving the protein MKLTVHKDTSGIHISVSGHMYVEDASQLREKALEALGNDGKNVVVDLSGLEYIDSSGMGVLISIHKRCVQRGGGVTIRGLHGTVQELFELTRLTKVFTIS; this is encoded by the coding sequence ATGAAGCTTACCGTTCACAAGGACACTTCAGGCATTCACATTTCCGTCTCGGGACACATGTACGTGGAGGATGCCTCCCAACTGCGGGAGAAAGCCCTTGAAGCCCTGGGAAACGACGGCAAGAACGTCGTGGTGGACTTGTCGGGCCTCGAGTACATCGACAGCTCCGGCATGGGAGTGCTCATTTCCATCCACAAGCGCTGCGTTCAGCGCGGAGGCGGCGTGACCATCAGAGGCCTGCACGGCACCGTGCAGGAACTCTTCGAACTCACGCGCCTCACCAAGGTCTTCACCATCTCCTGA